Part of the Sulfuricella denitrificans skB26 genome is shown below.
CTCCAGCAGGCAGGTGGAAAATATATGGTAGCTGTTGTCAAAGTGGCCCGTCATATGGCTGCGTTTTTTTTGCAGCTTGTTTAATAATGCCCGGATATCCGCTTCATTGTTCAGCAGAAAGCGACTCTCTTGTTTGTCATCGAGTTGTTCAGTCACGTTCTCACTCCATCCCTGTGGGTGTTGTGGGGCGTCTTAAATAATGCACCCTGATTTTTTATGTGTTGAGATTATATCAACCTGATGAAAATGAAAAGATTAAAATTTCATTTTGCTATTTCGGCCTCCTGAATTAACAGTGCCTATAGATCATCACATTTGTAAAGCATGGCCTGAATTGAGCCTATGATAAATACTAAGCAATAATTATACCCAATATGGACTGGCTATATTTATCATTACGTTGCGATTTTTTATCAGACAAACCCTAATGAAAAGTGTAAAAAAAATCGACATTTTCGACCTGTTTCTGGTTGTTCAGCGCGAGTGCCTTCGAAGGTGGGTACGGCAACAAGGGGCTCACCTGCGGGCTAGCAGTTGAGTAATGAGCCGAACCATCGTAAAATCTGCCCTCTTGCGGGTGTAGTTCAATGGCAGAACGGCAGCTTCCCAAGCTGCATACGAGGGTTCGATTCCCTTCACCCGCTCCAGTCTTCATTCCCACCTCAGGATGATGCCAATGAACAAAACCCTGAAATACGGATTGATTTTCGTCGGCGCCTTACTGGTCGTATTCCTTGCCCTTATCGCACTGGTCGCCGCCACCTTCAACCCGAACGATTACAAGCCGTTGATCGTCAAGCTGGTGCAGGAGAAAAAACAGCGCACACTGAAGCTCGAAGGTGACATCAAGCTGACTTTTTTCCCCCGTATCGGCGCCGATCTCGGCAAGCTTTCCTTAAGCGATCACGGTAGCGACAAGGAGTTCGCTGCCATCGACAGCGCTCGAGTTTCCCTCGCGCTGTTGCCGCTACTGAAGAAGCAACTGGTCGTTGATCGTATCCGGATAGATGGCGTCCGGGCCAGGCTGGTGCGCTACCCTGATGGCAGTACCAGCATTGACGACCTGTTGAAGAAGGAGGAGGAAGAATCGGAGCAGTTCAAGTTCGACATCAAAGGCGTCAGCATCACCCGTGCAGCATTTTCTTTCGATGACCGGATGGCCGAACGGAAGCTGGATATTTCCGGCCTGGAATTTGAATCCGGACGGCTGGCCAACAACCAGCCCGGCAAGATCGACCTCAAATTTACCTTGCAGGGCGACAAGCCGAAGATCAATGCTCAGGTGGCGCTGGCTAGCGGCCTGCTGTTCGATATCGAGGCCAAGGCCGTCACCCTGGATGGGCTGACGGTTTCCCTGGCTGGCAAGCGTGGTGACGGTGGCATGGAGATTAGCCTGACCTCGCCGAAATTCGAATTGGGGCCTGAGCGTGTTGCCGGCAAGCTTGATCTGACCGCAAAGATGACGCAGGCCAAGGGCAATCTGAATCTGGCACTGAGTGTCCCTGCGCTGACCGGCAAAGGTAACGTTTTTAGAGCCGAAACCTTCACCTTGGACGTCAACGGACAGCAAGGCGAGAACATCATCAAGAGCCGGCTCGCCAGCCCATTCAGCGCCAACCTGGATACGCACCAGTTCAGTCTGGACAAACTCGTGGCCAGCTTTGATCTCAGCGGCCCGGCCATGGCTAAAGCGCTTGACGTGAATCTGGGTGGCGTAGCCAGGATCGATCTGGACAAGCAGGATGCGCATCTGGACCTGTCCGGCAGACTCGACGAAAGCAAACTCAAGGCCAAGCTCGGCATCAGCCATTTCGATGCGCCGGCCTATGATTTCGATATTGTTATCGACCAGCTCGACATCGACCGCTATTTGCCGCCGGGCAGACCAGAAGACAAGGCCAGGCAACCTGAGAAGCCGCTTGATTTCAGCTTCCTGAAAAATCTCAACGCCAATGGCCGGCTCAGCATCGGCGCGCTCAAGGTCGCCAACATCAAGTCCTCCAACATCAAGCTCAACGTCAAGGCGGATGGCGGCAATCTGAATGTTGCGCCGATTTCGGCGAATTTCTACCAGGGGACATTGAATGGCGCGATCTCCCTGCATGATGCCGGAACGCCCCGCGTGGCGCTGAAGCAGAATCTGGTCGGGGTCAGCGTTGGCCCGATGCTGAAAGACGTGGCCAATGTCGACATGCTGGAAGGGCACGGCAGCGTAGCACTCGACGTCAGCGGCCAGGGCACCACCGTCAGCGCCATGAAGAAAGCGCTGCAGGGCAGTGCCGCGCTCAACCTGCAAAACGGTGCGCTGAAAGGCGTCAATATCGCCGGCGCAATCCGCAACGCCAAGGCCAAGTTCGGCTCTCTTCAGGGTGAGTCCACCCAGGCCGCCAATGCTGCCGACAAGACTGATTTCTCCGAGTTGAAAGCCAGTTTTCAGATTAACAACGGCGTAGCCCACAACGAGGATCTTTCCGCCAAATCACCGTTGCTGCGCCTGGCCGGTAATGGCGATGTGAACATCGGCGAAAGCTCGATGAATTATCTCGCCAAGGCAACGGTGGTCGCTTCATTGGAGGGCCAGGGCGGCAAAGAGCTGTCCGCGCTCAAGGGCATGACCGTGCCGGTGCGCATCACCGGGCCTTTCACCGGGCTGAAATATAGTCTGGATTTCAATGCCATGGCCTCTGAGGCGGTGAAGCAGAAGGTTGAACAGAAGAAAGAAGAAATCAAATCGCGCCTTGGCGAAGAACTGAAGAGCGGTCTCAAGGGGCTGTTCAAGTAAGCCAAGAGTCCATGAAGGATTTCTCACAGCGCCTGATCGAGTGGCAGAAACATCATGGCCGGCATGGCCTGCCTTGGCAGCAGACTCGCGATCCTTACTCGGTGTGGCTGTCGGAAATCATGCTGCAGCAGACCCAGGTTAGCAGTGTCATCCCCTATTACCAGCGCTTTCTGGCGCGATTTCCCGATATTTCCACCCTCGCTGCCGCCTCTCAGGATGAGGTGCTCGCCCACTGGAGCGGGCTAGGTTATTACGCCCGCGGACGCAACCTGCACCGTGCAGCGCAGGTTGTGGTGGCGCAGCATGGCGGCATTTTTCCGTCTGATCCTGAGTGGGTCGTGGCCCTGCCCGGCATCGGTCGTTCCACCGCTGCTGCGATACTGGCTTTTTCCTTTGGCCAGCGCCGAGCCATTCTGGATGGCAACGTCAAGCGCGTGCTGGCGCGCTGTTTCGGCATCGCCGGTTATCCCGGCACCAAGGCGGTGGAGAACCGGTTGTGGCATCAGGCCGATGCACTGTTGCCCGAATCCGGCATTGAAATCTATACCCAGGCTTTGATGGATCTGGGCGCCACGGTGTGCACCCGCAAGCCTTCCTGTGACGACTGCCCTCTTGGTTCCGTCTGTGTCGCCTACAATGAAAAGCGGGTGGCAGAACTGCCGGAACCCAAACCGCGCAAGCCGATGCCGCAGAAAGAAACCGCCATGCTGGTCCTGCTGCGCCAAGGCGAGGTTTACCTGGAAAAGCGGCCGCCCACCGGCATCTGGGGCGGCATGTGGAGTTTGCCTGAGGCGCCGGTCATGGAGACGGATTCGCTAGCTCGTTTCGGTATGGCCGGCGCGGAAGTCAGCCCGCTGCCTGAACGGCAGCATAGCTTCACCCATTTTCGTCTGCGTATCGTGCCGCGGGTATTCGAGGTGACGGCGCTGCAACCCGGCTTGCGCGAGCCGGGCGGGCTGTGGCTCACGCTAGCCGATGCGATGGGGGCGGCGCTGCCCAAGCCGGTGCGGGAGATTTTGAAAGTGCTGGTTTAAGAGCCGAAAGCTTTTGAACCGCAGAGACGCCGAGTACCTGCGTGGTTTTTTCTCGGCGTCTCTGCGCCTCTGCGGTGAACCGTTTTTTTAGAGTTAAAGCATCTATGACCAAACCGACCATATCCTTGCTGGAAAAGCACTGGCATCACCTGTCGTCCAACGAGGTCGCCGAGCTGCTCGACAGTGATCTGGTGCATGGCCTGAATGACGATGAAGTACGGCGGCGGAGAGAGTCATTCGGCGCCAACCTGCTTACCCCCAAGGCGGGCAAATCGGCCTGGCTGCGTTTCCTGCTCCAGTTCCATCAGCCCCTGATCTATATCCTGCTTGCCGCCGCCTCGATTACCGCTTTTCTTCAGGAATGGGTGGATTCCGGCGTGATCTTCGGCGTGGTGCTGATCAATGCGGTGATCGGTTTCATACAGGAATCCAGGGCAGAGGACGCGATTGCAGCGCTGGCGCGGATGGCGGCGAGCGCGACCATAGCTTTGCGTGATGGCATCAAGCAACCGTTGCCCGCCGCTGAGCTGGTGCCCGGTGATATCGTGCTGCTCGCCCCCGGTGACAAGGTGCCGGCTGATCTGCGCCTGTTCCATGCGCGCGAACTGATGACTGACGAATCAGCTCTGACCGGAGAATCCCTGCCGGTGCAGAAGCATACTGCGCACATCGAGAAGGACGCGGTTCTGGCTGATCGCACCAACATGGCCTATGCCGGCACTCTGGTCACCAGAGGACATGGGGCAGGGATCGTGGTGGCGACCGGAGACATCACCGAGACTGGCCGCATTTCGCGCCTGATCGCCCATGCCACGGACTTGTCGACGCCGCTGACGCGCAAGATGAAGCATTTCAGCGCGGTCATGATGGTTGCGATTCTCGGCCTGGCGGCATTCACCTTTGTCGTCGGCACCTGGCGCGGCGAACCGCCGGTGGACATGCTGATGGCTGCGGTGGCGCTGGCCGTGGGTGCGATTCCCGAGGGTCTGCCGGCGGCAATCACCATCACCCTGGCCATCGGCGTGTCGCGCATGGCGCGGCGCCGCGCCATCATTCGCAAGCTGCCGGCGGTGGAAACGCTGGGCGGCGCGACGGTGATCTGCTCCGACAAGACCGGCACGCTCACCGAGAACCAGATGACGGTGCAGGAAATCCATGCGGGCGGCGAGATTTTTCGCGTGAGCGGCAGCGGTTATGCGGCAACGGGAGAGATCAGCTACAACGGAGAAAGAGTGGAAACGCGGGGCGTTCTGCGTGAATGCCTGCTCGCCGGGGTGCTGTGCAACGATGCGGCACTGGTTGAGCGCGATGGCCGCCGCGAGGTTGCCGGCGATCCGACCGAAGGCGCCTTGCTGGTGGCGGCTGAAAAGGGCGGTCTGGCGCTGGGCGAAATGCATGCGGATTATCCGCGCCGCGATGAGCTGCCCTTCGATTCACGCTACCAGTACATGGCGACGCTTCATGAGGTGCGGGATGGCGGGCAGGTCATCTACGTCAAGGGGGCGCTGGAAAAGATCCTTGAGCGCGCCGTTGCCATGCTCAATGCGGAGGGTAGTGAAGTTGCGCTCGACCCGGCGAAGATCGAGACTCATGCGCATGCCATGGCCTCGCGCGGGCTGCGTGTGCTGGCGCTGGCCAAGGGCGTTGCAGAAGAGGGGCAGGCGCTCAAGCATAGTCATCTCGACCGGCTGGTATTCATCGGCTTGCAGGGCATGATCGACCCGCCCCGGCCGGAGGCGATTGCGGCGGTGAAGGCGTGCCACAACGCGGGCATCGCGGTAAAGATGATTACCGGCGACCATGCCGTCACCGCTGCTGCCATCGCGGTCCATCTGGGGTTGCGTAGCCAGGAAGGCGACCCCCC
Proteins encoded:
- a CDS encoding AsmA family protein, translating into MNKTLKYGLIFVGALLVVFLALIALVAATFNPNDYKPLIVKLVQEKKQRTLKLEGDIKLTFFPRIGADLGKLSLSDHGSDKEFAAIDSARVSLALLPLLKKQLVVDRIRIDGVRARLVRYPDGSTSIDDLLKKEEEESEQFKFDIKGVSITRAAFSFDDRMAERKLDISGLEFESGRLANNQPGKIDLKFTLQGDKPKINAQVALASGLLFDIEAKAVTLDGLTVSLAGKRGDGGMEISLTSPKFELGPERVAGKLDLTAKMTQAKGNLNLALSVPALTGKGNVFRAETFTLDVNGQQGENIIKSRLASPFSANLDTHQFSLDKLVASFDLSGPAMAKALDVNLGGVARIDLDKQDAHLDLSGRLDESKLKAKLGISHFDAPAYDFDIVIDQLDIDRYLPPGRPEDKARQPEKPLDFSFLKNLNANGRLSIGALKVANIKSSNIKLNVKADGGNLNVAPISANFYQGTLNGAISLHDAGTPRVALKQNLVGVSVGPMLKDVANVDMLEGHGSVALDVSGQGTTVSAMKKALQGSAALNLQNGALKGVNIAGAIRNAKAKFGSLQGESTQAANAADKTDFSELKASFQINNGVAHNEDLSAKSPLLRLAGNGDVNIGESSMNYLAKATVVASLEGQGGKELSALKGMTVPVRITGPFTGLKYSLDFNAMASEAVKQKVEQKKEEIKSRLGEELKSGLKGLFK
- the mutY gene encoding A/G-specific adenine glycosylase, which produces MKDFSQRLIEWQKHHGRHGLPWQQTRDPYSVWLSEIMLQQTQVSSVIPYYQRFLARFPDISTLAAASQDEVLAHWSGLGYYARGRNLHRAAQVVVAQHGGIFPSDPEWVVALPGIGRSTAAAILAFSFGQRRAILDGNVKRVLARCFGIAGYPGTKAVENRLWHQADALLPESGIEIYTQALMDLGATVCTRKPSCDDCPLGSVCVAYNEKRVAELPEPKPRKPMPQKETAMLVLLRQGEVYLEKRPPTGIWGGMWSLPEAPVMETDSLARFGMAGAEVSPLPERQHSFTHFRLRIVPRVFEVTALQPGLREPGGLWLTLADAMGAALPKPVREILKVLV
- a CDS encoding cation-transporting P-type ATPase gives rise to the protein MTKPTISLLEKHWHHLSSNEVAELLDSDLVHGLNDDEVRRRRESFGANLLTPKAGKSAWLRFLLQFHQPLIYILLAAASITAFLQEWVDSGVIFGVVLINAVIGFIQESRAEDAIAALARMAASATIALRDGIKQPLPAAELVPGDIVLLAPGDKVPADLRLFHARELMTDESALTGESLPVQKHTAHIEKDAVLADRTNMAYAGTLVTRGHGAGIVVATGDITETGRISRLIAHATDLSTPLTRKMKHFSAVMMVAILGLAAFTFVVGTWRGEPPVDMLMAAVALAVGAIPEGLPAAITITLAIGVSRMARRRAIIRKLPAVETLGGATVICSDKTGTLTENQMTVQEIHAGGEIFRVSGSGYAATGEISYNGERVETRGVLRECLLAGVLCNDAALVERDGRREVAGDPTEGALLVAAEKGGLALGEMHADYPRRDELPFDSRYQYMATLHEVRDGGQVIYVKGALEKILERAVAMLNAEGSEVALDPAKIETHAHAMASRGLRVLALAKGVAEEGQALKHSHLDRLVFIGLQGMIDPPRPEAIAAVKACHNAGIAVKMITGDHAVTAAAIAVHLGLRSQEGDPPLTGRQIAALSDDELRSAVLKTTVFARVEPEQKLRLVEALQAGGQIVAMTGDGVNDAPALKQADIGIAMGLSGTEVAKEAADMLLTDDNFASIEAAVEEGRGVFDNLIKFITWTLPTNFGEGLVILTAIVFGATLPITPLQILWINMTTAGVLGLMLAFEPIDKNIMQRPPRHPAAPILTTELMWRILLVSLMLLGGAYGLFLWELETGESLEQARTVAVNVFVMGELFYLFNCRSMTHSPFHVGFFSNPLLWFGVIGMIALQLFFTYASVMNHLFASAPIGLDDWVRIVAVGLIIYFVIEAEKAWRRRG